The genomic DNA ACCTCGTGGTCACGGGCGCGGTGCGGGGCGGGGCCGGCGGCGGCGAGGTACGCGCCACGGTGAACGGCACCGAGGTGCCGGTGGTGACGAGGCCGGGCCCCGAGGGTGCCGATCTGGCGCTCAGCGCTGCTGTCCGGTTGAAGGAGGGGCGGAACGTGATCCTGATCACCGCCACCGACCGGCGGGGCGCCGTTCAGCAGCAGGCGCGCACCGTCGTCTTCGAGCGTTCCCCGCCCGTCGGTGAGCGGCCGACGGCGCCGCGACCGCCGGCTGTGGTGGGGCCGAAGGCTCCACCCGCAGGGTTGACGGTCGCGCTCTCGTCCCCCGAGCACCGGTCGACCACCGCCCAGGAAGCCGTCACGCTGGCCGGCATGGCATCCAGCGGCCATGGGGTGACCAGCGTCGTCGTGACCCTCAACGGCACCGAGGTCTCGCGGCTCCAGCAGCCCGGTGCCCCACGGGCGGTCCCGGTCAACCTCCCCCTGCGGCTCCGTCAGGGCACCAACACGCTGGTCGTGACGGCTTCGGACGCCGGCGGCGGCGTCCACCAGGAAGTGCGCACGATCGAGTACGAGCCGCGGATCCCGCTGACGATCACCTTCCGCTATCCGGAGGATCGGGCACGAGTGGGAGAGGAGTCGAGCATCGTGGCGGCCGTGGTGACGTCGAGCAAGGGCGTGGCCAGGGCCACGGTGAGCGTCAACGGCGTCGAGGTCCATCAGCAGACCGAGCGCACACCGGCACGGGCCGTGGTCGTCTCCGCGCCGGTGACCCTCCGCGACGGCGCCAATGCGATCGTCGTCAGCGGTATCGAGGCGGACGGGACCGTGACGCAGGAGGTGCGGACGGTCTTCCTCGATCGCCCCAGGCCCGCCGGGGAGGCGGTACCCGTGCCGGGGACGCCCGCCCCGCCCGCGGAACGCTGGGCGGTGGTGATCGGGATCGGCCGGTACGAGAGCCAGGGCATCCCACGGCTGAGCTACACCCTGTCCGACGCCGAGGCGATGTACCAGACGCTCCTCGCCGCGGCCGGCTTCAAGAAGGAGCATGTGCTCGTGCTGACGGACCGGACGGAGCGCAAGCCGACGCTCAGGAACATCAAGTGGGCGCTGGGGACATTCCTGGCCCGATCGGCGAAGAGACAGGACACGGTCGTGATCTACTTCGCGGGCCACGGGGCCCCCGAGGTGGACCAGCGCGGGGTG from Candidatus Rokuibacteriota bacterium includes the following:
- a CDS encoding caspase family protein; this translates as MSRARQVSLLALLTVGLLASPSSAPAQKPRAERPTYALGEKWVRSDGLFELVRIDRDLYIFAQGPTRQVHLTRDLGIAHLENGPYYLTIDPPFNLRWPLEVGKFGISDVRWRWDANPSGLPAKLTWSVEAVEEVQVRAGRFQAFRIQLQVEYSASTTHYHQLWYAPDVRQFVKSEWMVSAPAARFEVVSVEQPQPPLAVVLARPVDGAVVAAPDLVVTGAVRGGAGGGEVRATVNGTEVPVVTRPGPEGADLALSAAVRLKEGRNVILITATDRRGAVQQQARTVVFERSPPVGERPTAPRPPAVVGPKAPPAGLTVALSSPEHRSTTAQEAVTLAGMASSGHGVTSVVVTLNGTEVSRLQQPGAPRAVPVNLPLRLRQGTNTLVVTASDAGGGVHQEVRTIEYEPRIPLTITFRYPEDRARVGEESSIVAAVVTSSKGVARATVSVNGVEVHQQTERTPARAVVVSAPVTLRDGANAIVVSGIEADGTVTQEVRTVFLDRPRPAGEAVPVPGTPAPPAERWAVVIGIGRYESQGIPRLSYTLSDAEAMYQTLLAAAGFKKEHVLVLTDRTERKPTLRNIKWALGTFLARSAKRQDTVVIYFAGHGAPEVDQRGVERDGLAKYLIPADADPDDLFSTALAMDDIQTIFGRIEAERVVVFLDACYSGAAGGRTFSSRKTRAGHVDDLFLERLTRSKGRAIITASRPTEVSIELPELGHGLFTYYLVLGLTGAADLNRDGIVSLQELYEYLEQQVTQKSRAVGGNQHPVMKGEMEGSLPLVKVRGR